The Flavobacterium praedii genome window below encodes:
- a CDS encoding MBL fold metallo-hydrolase yields MKVYFLGTGTSQGIPIIGSDHEVCKSTEPKDKRLRVSVWISWNDYSYVIDCGPDFRQQMLASNCKKVDGILFTHEHADHTAGLDDIRPFNFKQGAIPIYAHKRVLTNIEKRFDYIFETVNRYPGAPSVEKHEIKNNTPISIGNKIAVPINVMHGDLQVFGFRIDDFAYLTDVKTVEEVEISKLKNLKVLVVNALRIEPHKTHFNLQEALDFIALLKPEKAYLTHISHMLGFHEVVQKQLPSNVFLAYDNLEITI; encoded by the coding sequence TTGAAAGTATATTTTTTAGGTACTGGAACATCTCAAGGTATTCCAATTATAGGTAGTGATCATGAAGTATGCAAAAGTACTGAACCTAAGGACAAAAGGCTCCGCGTTTCGGTATGGATTTCATGGAATGACTACTCCTACGTAATCGATTGCGGCCCTGATTTCAGGCAACAAATGTTAGCTTCAAATTGTAAAAAAGTTGATGGAATTTTATTTACTCATGAACATGCTGATCATACGGCTGGATTAGATGATATTCGGCCATTTAATTTCAAACAAGGAGCTATTCCAATTTATGCTCACAAAAGAGTATTGACTAATATTGAAAAACGTTTTGACTATATTTTTGAAACCGTTAATAGATATCCTGGCGCTCCTTCTGTAGAAAAACATGAAATAAAAAACAATACACCTATTTCTATTGGAAATAAAATAGCCGTCCCAATCAACGTAATGCATGGTGATCTTCAGGTTTTTGGTTTTAGAATAGATGATTTTGCGTATTTAACTGATGTAAAAACAGTAGAGGAAGTAGAAATCTCCAAACTAAAAAACCTCAAAGTACTAGTGGTAAACGCATTACGAATTGAGCCTCATAAAACACATTTTAATTTGCAAGAAGCACTCGATTTTATAGCTTTGCTGAAACCGGAGAAAGCATATTTAACCCATATTAGTCATATGCTAGGCTTTCACGAAGTGGTTCAAAAACAACTTCCTTCAAATGTTTTCTTGGCTTATGATAATTTAGAAATTACAATTTAA
- a CDS encoding DUF4838 domain-containing protein yields the protein MQTKLIYPAIILFLFFFNCNMMAQNALTLANSKGQEVIILSTSDRTNNAATLLKTFLDRAFENPFRIEFGKEIRNQNAKIILEIADNTVDENSFIIKSDEKNITLIGSNEKTVRYAIYTVLETWGFRKYTAKDSFIPKLKYITFPKNTSQTYKPSFEYRALFYPDCYDEAFRDWHKLDWHINDFGIWGHSFYQLLSAKTYFQSNPSFFALYEGQRNSESLCMTNDTVVAIVAKKMGEIIAKNPNAGFFSISQNDDVVYCECNNCKALNDKHGGPQGSFYYFLNKIAKQFPNTKITTLAYLHTYRAPENLKIESNIYTLFCPIEMNRGKAIVESPNNKNFLNILNNWSATAPHLYLWDYTVEFTNYLSPFPNLHTFSKNFKLYKQNKVKGLFVQGYADVPGDLYELRQYLLAKIIWNTQMDVEAVTNDFLKGFYGNAAPFVKKYIDLLTQNQGNMDRYLDIYSDPIQSRSSFLTPEAMDQYDQIISQAENAVHDDAVLAKKVLKLRLALEYVYFEQSKFYGKDKHGMFAGKNKEDQGKKLRERVLNFTKKCNEFGIYELSEGGLSPDQYYEEWLAIEKNACNHLGENMEIQFLTPPADGNKGKGTYGLVDGVRGYKNYAINWIGWYGTNPKVQLSTHKMNFNTIRINTLNDQRHWIFTPQKISIYGFKNDKWELIVRLKSDELTEISEVTIKEWEFKSDTFNQCSSLKIEVENVKELPYWRKRKNKKPMVMLDEIELYNK from the coding sequence TTGCAAACTAAACTAATCTATCCAGCAATTATTCTTTTTTTATTCTTTTTTAACTGCAATATGATGGCACAAAACGCTCTAACTTTAGCAAATTCAAAAGGACAGGAAGTGATTATCCTTTCCACAAGTGATAGAACCAATAATGCTGCAACGCTTTTAAAAACCTTTTTAGATCGAGCATTTGAAAATCCATTTCGTATTGAATTTGGGAAAGAAATAAGGAATCAAAACGCCAAAATAATTCTTGAAATTGCAGATAATACAGTTGACGAAAATTCTTTCATTATCAAAAGCGATGAAAAAAATATCACTTTAATTGGTTCTAATGAAAAAACGGTACGATATGCTATTTATACTGTTTTAGAAACATGGGGATTTCGAAAATATACTGCAAAAGACAGCTTTATACCCAAACTAAAATATATCACATTTCCCAAAAATACGAGTCAAACCTACAAACCTTCTTTTGAATATAGAGCATTGTTTTACCCAGATTGTTATGATGAAGCTTTTAGAGATTGGCACAAACTGGATTGGCATATCAATGATTTCGGAATTTGGGGACATTCGTTCTATCAATTATTGAGTGCCAAAACTTATTTCCAATCCAATCCATCTTTTTTTGCACTTTACGAAGGACAAAGAAACAGCGAGTCGCTATGTATGACAAACGATACGGTTGTCGCTATTGTTGCCAAAAAAATGGGCGAAATTATTGCCAAAAATCCCAATGCTGGCTTTTTCTCCATCAGCCAAAATGATGATGTAGTTTATTGCGAATGTAACAATTGCAAAGCTTTGAATGATAAACACGGAGGTCCACAAGGTTCTTTTTATTATTTTCTGAACAAAATAGCAAAGCAATTTCCTAATACCAAAATTACTACATTAGCTTACCTGCATACGTACCGTGCTCCCGAAAACCTAAAAATCGAGTCCAATATTTATACCCTTTTTTGCCCGATTGAAATGAATAGGGGTAAAGCCATTGTTGAATCCCCAAACAACAAAAACTTTCTAAATATCCTAAACAATTGGAGTGCAACGGCACCACATTTGTATTTATGGGATTATACGGTAGAATTCACCAATTACCTTTCACCATTTCCCAATTTGCATACCTTTTCAAAAAATTTTAAACTGTATAAACAAAATAAGGTAAAAGGACTTTTTGTACAAGGATATGCTGATGTTCCAGGGGATTTATATGAGTTAAGGCAATATCTTTTGGCTAAAATAATTTGGAATACACAAATGGATGTTGAAGCAGTTACCAATGATTTTCTAAAAGGTTTTTATGGGAATGCAGCTCCTTTTGTTAAAAAATATATTGATTTACTTACTCAAAATCAGGGGAATATGGATCGTTATTTGGATATTTATTCAGACCCAATTCAAAGTAGGAGCAGCTTTCTTACGCCCGAAGCTATGGATCAATACGATCAAATCATAAGTCAAGCCGAAAATGCCGTTCATGATGATGCTGTATTGGCAAAAAAAGTCTTAAAATTGAGGCTCGCTTTGGAGTATGTTTATTTTGAGCAATCCAAATTTTATGGCAAAGACAAGCACGGAATGTTTGCTGGAAAAAACAAGGAAGATCAAGGTAAGAAATTAAGAGAACGGGTTTTGAATTTTACAAAAAAGTGTAATGAATTTGGAATATACGAACTCAGTGAAGGAGGACTTTCACCCGATCAATATTATGAAGAATGGCTGGCGATAGAAAAAAATGCTTGCAATCATTTAGGAGAAAATATGGAAATTCAATTTTTGACTCCTCCAGCCGATGGAAACAAAGGCAAAGGAACTTATGGATTGGTAGACGGGGTTCGTGGATACAAAAACTACGCTATAAACTGGATTGGGTGGTATGGTACAAATCCCAAAGTTCAACTGAGCACCCATAAAATGAATTTTAATACTATTAGAATTAATACTTTAAATGATCAAAGGCATTGGATTTTTACTCCCCAAAAAATTAGCATCTACGGATTCAAAAATGACAAGTGGGAACTTATTGTTCGATTAAAAAGTGATGAACTCACCGAAATTAGCGAAGTAACTATTAAAGAATGGGAATTCAAATCAGATACGTTTAACCAATGTAGTTCTCTAAAAATTGAAGTCGAAAACGTAAAAGAATTGCCGTATTGGAGAAAGCGAAAAAACAAAAAACCAATGGTAATGCTTGATGAAATTGAGCTTTATAACAAATAA
- a CDS encoding vWA domain-containing protein — protein MHFKQPEILYFLFLLIVPILVHLFQLRRFKKEYFTNVRFLKALSIQTRKSSEIKKWLLLATRIALLTAIILAFAQPFFESKDSKNASNEMYIILDNSFSMQTKGKKGELLKRAIQELLEETPESTNFSLLTNTDNYWNTDIKTIRSELQNLKYSATPFQIDNSIAKIKAHKSAFKKDIVIITDAVGLTSNQLKNIGTDIIPYFIIPKAEQRNNVSIDSVFIRQTLDDFYEVSINTTNYSNDFKPVPVALYNQNKLIAKTILNFKNKNETVNFTIPKQVFHGYVSIEDNDLVYDNKLFFSISKIKKTNVLSIGALDKNNFLSRIYTDDEFNYASFALNALDYNSIDKQDAIVLNELDEIPQALQTTLKSFVNKGGNLIVIPSEGGSIVNLNSFLKQFGSTQFQSLESNDKQITKINFSHPLFSGVFESKTNNFQYPKTKKDFTITTNSSAVLNYEDQSPFLMADRINTSSVYVFSAPLNISNSNFQQSPLIVPVFYKMALSKQNNGINAFTIGNKSSYFVPVLLSKDEILTVKNQENSFIPVQQLLSNKVQLFFDDSPDKAGNYVIYDAKKAIENISFNYPRTESNLDQVDLNILSDYKTSDSISTIFDTLQTSRSDNQIWKWFIIFALLFLTLEMAIIKFVK, from the coding sequence ATGCATTTTAAACAACCCGAAATTCTTTACTTTCTATTCCTGCTGATTGTTCCAATTTTGGTGCATTTATTCCAATTAAGACGATTCAAAAAAGAATATTTTACGAATGTACGATTCTTAAAGGCCCTTTCGATACAAACCAGAAAAAGTTCCGAAATCAAGAAATGGTTGCTTCTGGCTACTCGAATAGCATTGCTTACTGCTATTATTCTAGCTTTTGCACAACCTTTTTTTGAATCAAAAGACAGTAAAAATGCAAGTAATGAAATGTATATTATTCTTGATAATTCCTTTAGTATGCAAACCAAAGGAAAAAAAGGTGAACTTTTAAAACGAGCCATTCAGGAATTACTTGAAGAAACCCCAGAAAGCACTAATTTTTCTTTATTGACCAATACTGATAATTATTGGAATACGGATATAAAAACCATTCGCAGTGAATTGCAAAACCTTAAATACAGTGCAACTCCTTTTCAAATCGATAATAGTATTGCAAAAATAAAAGCACATAAATCCGCTTTCAAAAAAGACATTGTAATTATTACTGATGCTGTTGGTTTGACATCAAACCAATTAAAAAATATAGGGACTGATATTATTCCGTATTTTATTATTCCAAAGGCTGAACAAAGAAACAACGTTTCAATTGACAGTGTTTTTATTCGTCAAACATTGGATGATTTTTATGAGGTCAGTATCAATACTACTAATTATAGTAATGATTTTAAACCTGTTCCAGTAGCTTTATACAATCAAAATAAGTTGATTGCTAAAACGATACTTAACTTTAAGAATAAAAATGAAACAGTCAATTTCACTATTCCAAAGCAGGTTTTTCATGGTTATGTTTCAATAGAAGACAATGACTTAGTTTATGATAACAAATTGTTTTTTAGTATTTCAAAAATCAAAAAAACAAATGTCTTAAGTATAGGTGCCTTAGATAAAAATAATTTTTTAAGTCGAATTTATACCGATGATGAATTCAATTATGCTTCTTTTGCATTAAATGCTTTGGATTATAATAGTATTGACAAGCAAGATGCTATTGTTTTAAATGAGTTGGACGAAATTCCGCAAGCCTTGCAAACCACTTTGAAATCCTTTGTTAATAAAGGGGGTAATTTAATTGTAATTCCATCTGAAGGAGGTTCAATTGTAAATCTAAATTCATTTTTAAAACAATTTGGCTCCACGCAATTTCAATCATTAGAATCGAATGATAAACAGATTACCAAAATCAATTTTAGTCATCCTTTATTTTCAGGAGTTTTTGAAAGTAAGACCAATAATTTTCAATATCCTAAAACCAAAAAAGATTTTACAATAACAACTAACAGTTCAGCTGTTTTGAACTATGAGGATCAATCTCCTTTTTTAATGGCTGACCGAATTAATACTTCATCAGTTTATGTGTTTTCAGCGCCGTTAAATATTTCAAATTCAAATTTTCAGCAATCACCTTTAATTGTTCCTGTATTTTATAAAATGGCTTTAAGCAAGCAAAATAACGGAATTAATGCCTTTACGATAGGAAATAAGTCTTCATATTTTGTTCCAGTTTTATTGTCGAAAGATGAAATCCTGACAGTAAAAAACCAAGAAAACAGTTTTATTCCAGTACAACAATTATTGAGCAATAAGGTACAGTTGTTCTTTGATGATTCTCCGGATAAAGCGGGGAATTATGTCATTTATGATGCTAAAAAAGCAATCGAAAACATCAGTTTTAACTATCCAAGAACCGAAAGTAATCTTGATCAAGTCGATCTTAATATTCTATCCGATTATAAAACAAGTGATTCCATTTCAACTATTTTTGATACGCTACAAACCAGCCGAAGTGACAATCAAATTTGGAAATGGTTTATTATCTTTGCACTGTTATTTTTAACCTTAGAAATGGCAATTATCAAATTTGTGAAGTAA
- a CDS encoding alpha/beta hydrolase yields the protein MKLSLEYKIREPKVILNKNPLLLLLHGYGSNEADLFSFAPELPAEYFVISARAPYDLQYGSYAWYAINFDADQNKFSDNDQARISRDLISNFIDELVANYPIDANDVNLLGFSQGSILSYAVALSYPEKINKVIAMSGYVNLDIITDDYLKNNLSKLKVFASHGTVDQVIPIEWARKTPGILEKLGIAITYKEYPVGHGVAPQNFYDLKNWLSPLTPEGETKTE from the coding sequence ATGAAACTATCCTTAGAATATAAAATACGAGAACCTAAAGTGATTCTTAACAAAAATCCATTATTACTGTTACTTCATGGATATGGTAGTAATGAAGCTGATTTATTTTCGTTTGCACCGGAATTACCAGCAGAATATTTTGTTATTTCAGCACGAGCTCCTTATGACCTTCAATATGGAAGTTATGCTTGGTATGCTATCAATTTTGACGCTGACCAAAACAAATTCTCAGATAATGATCAAGCTCGAATTTCAAGAGATTTAATTTCAAATTTCATTGATGAATTGGTGGCTAATTATCCAATAGATGCCAATGATGTCAATCTATTAGGTTTCAGTCAAGGTTCAATTTTGAGTTATGCTGTGGCACTTTCGTATCCAGAAAAAATCAATAAGGTTATAGCAATGAGTGGATATGTCAATTTGGATATCATAACCGATGATTACTTAAAAAATAACCTTAGCAAACTTAAAGTATTTGCATCTCATGGAACAGTAGATCAGGTTATCCCAATTGAATGGGCTAGGAAAACACCGGGTATTTTAGAGAAACTTGGAATTGCAATCACATACAAAGAATATCCAGTAGGCCATGGAGTAGCTCCTCAAAATTTTTATGATTTAAAAAACTGGCTTAGCCCCCTAACCCCCGAAGGGGAAACAAAAACCGAATAA
- a CDS encoding DEAD/DEAH box helicase → MSTFEQFNLPKSVQKAIDDLGFTTPTPIQEKTFSVIMSGRDMMGIAQTGTGKTFAYLLPLLKLYKFTPGHTPKIVVLVPTRELVVQVVEEVEKLTKYMSVRTIGIFGGVNINTQKTTVYQGCDILVGTPGRIMDLTLDNVIRFEEMQKLVIDEFDEMLNLGFRTQLTAILAMMPKKRQNILFSATMTDEVDAILNDYFDYPEEVTLSASGTPLENISQSSYLVPNFNTKINLLKHLLQNNEDMSRVLVFVNNKKISDMVHERIEEDFEDQFGVIHSNKSQNYRLSTMASFQEGNLRGLITTDIMARGLDISNITHVINFEMPELPELYMHRIGRTGRADATGTAISFITPREEESKVAIEILMNTELPIETFPVEVEVSAKLIEPEKDRQPIKFLMKKQKLEGDGAFQEKSKKNKKVNLGGPGVTKKKTHGSVNRNMLKTRDKKRKDKNK, encoded by the coding sequence ATGAGCACTTTCGAACAATTCAATCTCCCTAAATCTGTCCAAAAAGCAATAGATGATTTAGGTTTTACGACTCCAACTCCAATTCAGGAAAAAACTTTTTCTGTGATAATGTCTGGTCGTGATATGATGGGAATTGCACAAACAGGTACAGGTAAAACATTTGCCTATTTATTACCTTTATTAAAATTATATAAATTTACTCCTGGACATACTCCAAAAATTGTGGTTCTTGTACCTACAAGAGAATTGGTAGTTCAGGTTGTAGAAGAAGTTGAAAAATTGACCAAATACATGTCGGTTCGAACAATTGGAATTTTTGGTGGAGTAAATATCAACACCCAAAAGACAACTGTTTATCAAGGTTGCGATATTCTTGTAGGAACTCCAGGTAGAATCATGGATTTAACATTGGATAATGTGATTCGTTTTGAGGAAATGCAAAAACTAGTTATCGATGAGTTTGATGAAATGCTGAATTTAGGTTTCCGTACTCAATTAACCGCAATTTTGGCTATGATGCCAAAAAAACGTCAAAACATATTATTCTCAGCAACAATGACGGATGAGGTCGATGCGATTTTGAATGATTATTTCGATTATCCCGAAGAAGTTACACTTTCTGCATCCGGAACACCTTTAGAAAATATCTCACAATCAAGTTATCTTGTTCCAAATTTTAATACCAAAATCAATCTTTTAAAACATTTATTGCAAAACAATGAAGACATGAGTCGTGTATTGGTTTTTGTAAATAATAAAAAGATTTCTGATATGGTTCACGAACGTATCGAAGAAGATTTTGAGGATCAGTTTGGTGTTATTCACTCCAATAAATCTCAAAATTATCGTTTGAGTACTATGGCATCTTTCCAAGAAGGAAATCTTCGTGGTTTGATCACTACGGATATTATGGCCAGAGGTTTGGATATTTCGAATATTACGCATGTAATCAATTTTGAGATGCCCGAATTGCCCGAATTATACATGCACCGTATTGGCCGAACAGGACGTGCAGATGCCACAGGAACCGCTATAAGTTTTATTACGCCTAGGGAAGAGGAATCCAAAGTAGCGATCGAAATATTAATGAATACCGAATTGCCCATTGAAACTTTTCCTGTAGAAGTGGAAGTATCAGCTAAACTAATCGAGCCAGAAAAAGACAGACAGCCAATTAAGTTTTTGATGAAAAAACAAAAATTGGAAGGCGATGGTGCTTTTCAAGAGAAAAGTAAAAAGAACAAAAAAGTAAATCTTGGAGGGCCTGGAGTTACCAAGAAAAAAACACATGGTTCTGTAAATAGAAATATGTTGAAAACCAGAGATAAAAAACGAAAAGACAAAAATAAATAG
- a CDS encoding dihydroorotase: MNIIIRNAKIIDSNSSFHNQTVDVLVADGFVKKIGTSLLNTDNSEELKLENLHISQGWFDSSVSLGEPGFEDRETIANGLDVAAKSGFAAIALQPNSLPVIDNQSQVNFVKNKANGFATQLFPIGALTKESEGKDMAELFDMKNSGAVAFGDYAKSLDNANLLKIALQYVQDFDGLVIAFAQDDKIKGNGVANEGIVSARLGLKGIPDLAEEIQIVRNLFLLEYTGGKMHIPTISTAKSVQLIKEAKAKGLNVTCSATVHHLVLTDDKLESFDSRYKVTPPLRTEIDRQALINGVLDGTIDLITSDHNPIDIEHKKMEFDLAKNGTIGLESAFGALMTVLPLETIIEKLTLGKSIFSIPNNSLAEGEIANITLFNPEGNSVFTKANILSKSKNSAFLGVNLKGKAYGILNQGKLILG; this comes from the coding sequence ATGAACATCATCATCCGAAACGCCAAAATAATAGATTCAAATAGTTCTTTTCACAATCAGACTGTTGATGTTTTAGTTGCAGATGGTTTTGTGAAAAAAATCGGAACATCACTTTTAAATACAGATAATTCTGAAGAATTAAAATTAGAAAATCTACATATTTCACAAGGTTGGTTTGATAGTAGTGTTTCACTTGGGGAACCTGGCTTTGAAGATAGAGAAACTATTGCAAATGGCTTAGATGTTGCTGCCAAAAGTGGTTTTGCTGCCATTGCTTTACAGCCCAACTCTTTGCCTGTAATAGATAATCAATCGCAAGTTAATTTTGTAAAAAATAAAGCCAATGGTTTTGCTACACAGCTTTTTCCGATAGGGGCCTTAACGAAAGAAAGTGAAGGAAAAGATATGGCTGAATTATTTGATATGAAAAATTCTGGTGCTGTTGCTTTTGGAGATTATGCTAAAAGTTTGGACAATGCCAATTTGCTAAAAATTGCCTTGCAATATGTACAAGATTTTGATGGACTCGTAATTGCTTTTGCACAAGATGACAAAATAAAAGGGAATGGAGTTGCAAATGAAGGTATTGTTTCGGCTCGTTTGGGGCTGAAAGGCATTCCAGATTTAGCCGAAGAAATACAAATAGTCAGAAACTTATTTTTATTAGAATATACTGGTGGTAAAATGCATATTCCAACAATTTCAACTGCAAAATCTGTACAATTGATCAAAGAAGCTAAAGCAAAAGGATTAAATGTAACTTGTAGCGCTACGGTACATCATTTGGTATTAACTGATGATAAATTAGAAAGTTTTGATTCTAGATATAAAGTTACTCCACCATTAAGAACCGAAATTGATAGACAAGCCTTAATCAATGGAGTTCTTGACGGAACGATTGATTTAATTACTTCCGACCATAATCCGATAGATATTGAACACAAAAAAATGGAATTTGATTTGGCTAAAAACGGGACTATCGGATTAGAGAGTGCATTTGGTGCATTGATGACCGTACTCCCATTAGAAACTATAATCGAGAAATTGACTCTTGGAAAATCAATTTTCAGTATCCCTAATAATAGCCTAGCCGAAGGTGAAATAGCTAATATTACTTTATTTAATCCCGAAGGAAACAGTGTATTCACAAAAGCAAACATACTTTCTAAATCAAAAAATTCTGCATTTCTAGGTGTTAATCTAAAAGGAAAAGCATACGGAATTTTGAATCAAGGGAAATTAATTTTAGGATAA
- a CDS encoding lactonase family protein: MKHTYLIILLIVSFFTMQAQKNKLNLVVGTYTKTCESRGIYVYEFDSNNANIRLKKSSDSIINPSYLSLSKGSKFIYAVKENGNESEISSFGFDPSSGRMNFINSVNSKGADPCYLINDETNVIVANYSGGNIVVFGKNSDGSLTEAKQVVQHFGKSVNTERQEKPHVHMVYFSPDKKYVLSNDLGTDKVFLYAYEPNASTEILTLKDSVSVKAGSGPRHLIFSKKGKFVYVLQELDGSLTTFKYKNGTLTQIHETTILPNDFNGTTSAADIHITPNGRFLYATNRGDANTISIFKVLKNGKLKSKGQTSTLGKGPRNFVIDPTGKFLLIAHQYSNDIVIFKINKRKGTLKDSGQKIELCSPVCLVFSDEKKEK, encoded by the coding sequence ATGAAGCACACCTACCTTATTATTCTGTTGATTGTATCCTTTTTTACAATGCAGGCTCAGAAAAACAAACTTAATCTTGTCGTAGGAACTTATACTAAAACCTGTGAAAGTAGAGGAATATATGTGTATGAGTTTGATAGCAATAATGCCAATATTAGATTAAAAAAATCTTCGGACAGCATAATAAATCCTAGTTATTTGTCTCTTTCAAAAGGGAGTAAATTTATTTATGCAGTCAAAGAAAATGGAAATGAAAGTGAAATAAGTTCATTTGGATTTGATCCTTCAAGTGGAAGAATGAATTTCATTAATAGTGTAAATTCTAAAGGAGCTGATCCTTGTTACCTAATCAATGATGAAACAAATGTAATTGTTGCCAATTATTCTGGAGGTAATATTGTGGTTTTTGGTAAAAACTCAGACGGTAGTCTAACAGAAGCCAAACAAGTAGTTCAGCATTTTGGGAAAAGTGTCAATACAGAGAGACAAGAGAAACCCCATGTACATATGGTTTATTTTTCGCCAGATAAAAAATATGTATTGAGTAATGATTTAGGAACAGACAAGGTGTTTTTGTATGCTTATGAACCTAATGCAAGTACTGAAATTTTAACTTTAAAAGACAGTGTTTCTGTAAAAGCAGGAAGTGGACCAAGACACTTAATATTTAGTAAAAAAGGTAAATTTGTATATGTATTGCAAGAATTAGATGGTTCTTTGACAACATTCAAATATAAAAATGGTACGCTAACGCAAATCCATGAAACAACAATTTTACCAAATGATTTCAATGGAACCACTAGTGCTGCGGATATCCACATTACACCAAATGGGCGTTTTTTATACGCTACAAATAGAGGAGATGCCAATACAATTTCAATTTTTAAAGTTTTGAAAAATGGAAAATTAAAATCCAAAGGACAAACGAGTACTTTAGGCAAAGGTCCTAGAAATTTTGTAATAGATCCAACGGGTAAGTTTCTATTGATAGCACATCAATACTCAAATGATATTGTGATTTTTAAAATCAATAAAAGGAAAGGTACATTAAAAGACTCTGGGCAAAAAATAGAATTATGTTCGCCCGTTTGTTTGGTTTTTAGTGATGAGAAAAAGGAAAAATAA
- a CDS encoding response regulator transcription factor: MMNKNNNIKNSDLKILIAEDDELMVKILEFILKKEGYQVTSCKDGLSAIEKIPELIPDLIITDILLPFRSGLEIIGYSKETFENIPVIVVSSLGEEEGTVVEAFRLGADDFVSKPFNPNELLLRVKRLFTLNNHILKQKEMPVSISA; the protein is encoded by the coding sequence ATGATGAATAAAAATAACAACATAAAGAATTCAGATTTAAAAATACTAATTGCAGAGGATGATGAGTTGATGGTTAAAATCCTTGAATTCATTCTAAAAAAAGAAGGCTATCAAGTTACTTCATGCAAGGATGGTTTGAGCGCCATAGAAAAAATTCCTGAACTTATTCCTGACTTGATAATTACTGATATATTGCTTCCTTTTCGATCTGGATTAGAAATAATAGGGTATTCCAAAGAGACTTTTGAAAATATACCTGTTATCGTAGTTTCTTCACTAGGAGAAGAAGAAGGGACAGTGGTTGAAGCTTTTCGTTTAGGTGCTGATGATTTTGTTTCAAAACCCTTTAATCCTAATGAGTTATTGCTTAGAGTAAAACGTTTGTTTACCTTAAATAATCACATTTTAAAACAAAAAGAAATGCCCGTAAGTATTAGTGCTTAA